One Salvia splendens isolate huo1 chromosome 22, SspV2, whole genome shotgun sequence DNA segment encodes these proteins:
- the LOC121787812 gene encoding uncharacterized protein LOC121787812 has translation MASPPARVDPNNVQDSLDSTMPWIGMYIAAASAVCTLSMAADAFIGFRSKKYWLPCKYFSLNAFSLTLLAVAMKLPVDLTSLETTSKEKQTRISSLVLMSTAMSNFMTSLGSMDNNEILLNMAALGILVITIAGNICIHLVQMRSFQYMLYVLLPQQVTSAVIMLLFLVMLCCMSLMIPGAKRYIDLKYNEMHKSVSNRQVEWGRFSRDELENMVKGYWVMAATSSPQFVLARSAISSISGLLCVFTALFLVQAWFVKYGSSMDTDSTNNTGPIVSTVFLTSDYGWSVNWILIIQSLGVAMGTIAPLLRWFAASWFKIYEMERTSLGDELMVENYWTWRLVEWRDRLIPFQVQNRVSKKLLRDAVGFVLNFCIGVQILFVSAGKLVIFLSARFGSSVLRVGRSESSDGTQVDFRQYVLLLEGEPQLPTKVLENICNEADRLIKTGEKKQPKNLIQLLKRSSKFDGVGRFDSSQVPSLHSQEPPNCWSLPVVTLTTISVALLNVADDKAKQLLASVSEGLSIVKLIEETLDRSGELENIRKAAVVVWDGVELYKRWDETDLKSTRVRGTTQKETLQNLSNMAEKIVTDFTAQTRDILMQNPVNWPDRVIAANSMYRIAQTILVGLGEGEHHDGDELFEGVSMTISDILAACLTNLVQVITLNCHKNNIKEREESMRRAAILLGESKEIFEILQQRELPSLDEEKAAKIDEWMASIALDNENPLASASASSSDTSTAML, from the coding sequence ATGGCATCACCCCCAGCACGTGTGGATCCGAATAATGTGCAAGATTCACTTGATTCAACAATGCCATGGATAGGCATGTACATTGCAGCAGCTTCTGCTGTCTGCACACTTTCAATGGCGGCAGATGCTTTCATTGGCTTCCGAAGCAAGAAGTATTGGCTCCCGTGTAAGTATTTCTCTCTCAACGCTTTCTCCCTCACACTGTTAGCAGTAGCCATGAAACTACCCGTCGATCTAACAAGCTTGGAAACAACCAGCAAGGAGAAACAAACTAGGATTAGCAGCCTCGTTTTGATGTCGACTGCCATGAGTAATTTCATGACATCTTTGGGTTCCATGGACAATAATGAGATTTTACTAAACATGGCAGCTTTAGGCATTCTTGTCATCACTATTGCTGGAAACATATGCATTCATCTTGTTCAGATGCGTAGCTTTCAATATATGTTATATGTATTGCTGCCTCAACAGGTTACATCAGCTGTCATAATGCTCCTCTTTCTCGTGATGTTATGTTGTATGTCGTTGATGATTCCGGGAGCTAAGAGATACATAGATTTGAAGTATAATGAAATGCACAAATCGGTTTCGAATAGACAAGTAGAGTGGGGAAGGTTTAGTCGTGATGAACTTGAAAATATGGTGAAAGGGTATTGGGTGATGGCTGCAACTAGCAGCCCTCAGTTTGTTCTGGCAAGGTCTGCCATTTCTTCTATATCCGGACTCTTGTGTGTTTTCACAGCTCTATTTTTGGTACAAGCATGGTTTGTAAAATATGGTTCGAGCATGGATACCGACAGTACCAACAATACCGGTCCCATCGTTTCTACTGTGTTTCTTACTTCGGATTATGGATGGTCCGTCAACTGGATTTTAATCATTCAGTCCCTTGGAGTGGCAATGGGAACTATTGCTCCTCTGTTGAGATGGTTTGCTGCTTCGTGGTTCAAGATTTATGAGATGGAGCGAACGAGCTTAGGAGATGAACTCATGGTTGAAAATTACTGGACTTGGAGGCTGGTAGAATGGAGAGACAGATTGATTCCGTTTCAAGTTCAAAACCGCGTAAGCAAGAAGCTACTTCGTGATGCAGTCGGATTTGTTCTGAATTTCTGCATTGGAGTTCAGATTCTCTTTGTTTCAGCTGGAAAACTAGTTATATTCCTGTCTGCAAGGTTTGGTAGTTCAGTTTTAAGGGTGGGAAGATCTGAATCAAGTGATGGAACACAAGTGGATTTTAGGCAATATGTTCTTCTACTTGAAGGGGAGCCACAGTTGCCTACTAAAGTCCTCGAGAACATATGCAACGAGGCGGATAGACTGATAAAGACAGGCGAAAAGAAGCAGCCCAAGAATCTGATCCAACTTCTAAAGAGATCTTCAAAATTCGATGGGGTGGGACGATTTGACAGCAGCCAAGTTCCAAGTTTGCATTCTCAAGAGCCTCCAAATTGCTGGTCTCTGCCCGTGGTGACTTTGACGACAATTTCAGTCGCTCTTCTCAACGTTGCAGATGATAAGGCTAAACAGTTATTGGCTAGTGTTAGCGAGGGCTTGTCCATTGTGAAGCTCATTGAGGAAACTCTAGACAGATCCGGGGAGTTAGAAAACATCAGAAAAGCAGCCGTCGTGGTTTGGGATGGAGTTGAATTGTACAAAAGATGGGATGAGACAGATTTGAAGAGCACGAGAGTGAGAGGCACAACGCAGAAGGAAACACTGCAAAATCTTTCTAACATGGCAGAAAAGATTGTGACAGATTTTACGGCTCAAACGAGAGATATTCTAATGCAGAATCCTGTAAACTGGCCTGATAGAGTTATAGCGGCTAACTCAATGTACAGGATTGCTCAAACGATCTTGGTAGGATTGGGAGAAGGAGAACACCATGATGGTGATGAGCTATTTGAGGGTGTATCCATGACCATCTCGGATATACTAGCAGCGTGCCTCACCAATCTAGTGCAGGTCATAACATTGAACTGTCACAAAAACAACATCAAAGAAAGGGAAGAAAGTATGAGGCGAGCAGCCATTCTTCTTGGCGAGAGCAAAGAGATTTTTGAAATTCTGCAGCAGCGTGAGCTTCCGAGTTTAGATGAGGAGAAAGCTGCTAAGATAGACGAGTGGATGGCATCCATTGCACTGGATAATGAAAATCCTTTGGCCTCTGCTTCAGCATCATCAAGTGACACTTCAACAGCAATGTTGTag
- the LOC121787813 gene encoding uncharacterized protein LOC121787813, producing the protein MLHANTRDNQTETESIELAFGLMASSPTLGDPDYLKRVQASLDSTMPWIGMYIAAASAVCTLAMAADAFIGFRSKKYWLPCKYFSLNAFSLVLLAVAMKLPVDLTSLDLTSNDKLARLSSLYMMSTAMNNFMTSLGSTENNDIVLNMAALGILVITIAANVYIHIVQILSSGSMLYVLLPQQMVSSALMLLFLATLCSVSLMVPGAKRCIGLKYNEMHKSVSNRQVEWGRFRSDELENMVKGYWVMAQTSSPQFVLARSAISSTLGFWCLFTAAGLVEARISHRLLYPRYKVDSSVFVTSKYRWSVGWILNIQCTGVAIGTIAPLLRWFVASWFKISEMERKSFRDEVKVDKYWTWRLVEWRDRSLPFQVQSRASKKLLRDAVRFVLNFCIGVQILVVLAAKLVLFLSARFGRAVLLCLRKNERPVLAGAHVDFSQYVLLLDGEPQLPYKILKNICNEADELIKGGEKRQPKNLIQLLKKSSNFNGLGRFDRCEIPSLHSQEPPNCWSLPVVTLTAISVSLLNFADEKANQLMVCISEGLPIVKLIEETLDSSGELESVRKTADVVWIGAEVYRKWEDADIKSTSVRGTTHKETLQNLSRLAEKIVTDFVAQTRDILMQNPLNWPARVISANSMYRISQTILLGMGDGENQTDDELFESISITISDILAACLTNLVQVITLKCHRHDIKEREESVRRAAILLGESKEIFDILQQRELPCLDMEKAAKIDEWRASLALDIENPLASSSPSSSDSSTTV; encoded by the coding sequence ATGCTACATGCAAACACCAGAGATAATCAGACAGAAACCGAATCGATAGAGTTAGCTTTCGGCCTCATGGCTTCATCCCCAACGCTCGGAGATCCGGATTATCTGAAAAGAGTGCAAGCATCGCTTGATTCAACCATGCCGTGGATAGGCATGTACATTGCTGCAGCTTCTGCAGTCTGCACACTTGCAATGGCGGCCGATGCTTTCATTGGCTTCAGAAGCAAAAAGTATTGGCTTCCGTGTAAGTATTTCTCTCTCAACGCTTTCTCCCTCGTACTACTAGCAGTAGCCATGAAGCTCCCCGTGGATCTAACGAGTTTGGACCTCACCTCCAACGATAAACTCGCGAGGCTTAGCAGCCTTTATATGATGTCGACCGCTATGAATAATTTCATGACATCGTTAGGTTCCACGGAGAATAACGATATTGTACTAAACATGGCAGCTTTAGGCATTCTAGTCATCACTATTGCTGCAAATGTGTATATTCATATTGTTCAGATTCTTAGCTCTGGATCTATGTTATATGTGTTGCTGCCCCAACAGATGGTATCTTCTGCGCTCATGCTCCTCTTCCTTGCGACATTATGTTCTGTATCGTTGATGGTTCCAGGAGCCAAGAGATGCATAGGATTGAAGTATAATGAAATGCACAAATCGGTCTCAAATAGACAAGTAGAGTGGGGAAGGTTTAGAAGTGATGAGCTTGAAAATATGGTGAAAGGGTATTGGGTGATGGCTCAAACTAGCAGTCCTCAGTTTGTTCTAGCAAGGTCTGCTATTTCTTCTACTTTAGGATTCTGGTGCCTTTTCACAGCTGCAGGTTTGGTCGAAGCTCGGATTTCACATAGGCTTCTATATCCTAGGTATAAAGTCGATTCGAGTGTTTTTGTTACTTCAAAATATCGTTGGTCCGTTGGTTGGATTTTGAACATTCAGTGTACTGGAGTGGCGATTGGAACTATCGCTCCTCTGTTGAGATGGttcgttgcttcgtggttcAAGATTTCTGAGATGGAACGAAAGAGCTTCAGAGATGAAGTCAAGGTTGACAAGTACTGGACTTGGAGGCTGGTAGAGTGGAGAGACAGGTCACTTCCGTTTCAAGTTCAAAGCCGCGCAAGCAAGAAGCTTCTTCGTGATGCTGTAAGATTTGTTCTGAATTTCTGCATTGGAGTTCAGATTCTCGTTGTTTTAGCAGCCAAACTAGTTCTATTCCTCTCTGCTAGATTTGGTAGAGCAGTTCTCTTGTGTTTACGCAAGAATGAAAGACCTGTTTTAGCAGGAGCACATGTCGATTTTAGCCAATATGTTCTTCTACTTGATGGTGAGCCGCAGCTGCCTTATAAAATCCTCAAGAACATCTGCAACGAGGCGGATGAGTTGATAAAGGGAGGCGAAAAAAGGCAGCCCAAGAATCTGATCCAGCTTCTGAAGAAATCCTCAAACTTTAATGGGTTGGGACGATTTGACAGATGCGAAATCCCGAGCTTGCATTCTCAAGAACCTCCAAATTGCTGGTCTCTGCCCGTGGTGACTTTGACAGCCATTTCAGTTTCTCTTCTCAACTTTGCAGACGAGAAGGCTAACCAGTTAATGGTTTGCATTAGTGAGGGCTTGCCCATCGTGAAGCTTATCGAGGAAACTCTAGACAGTTCTGGTGAGTTAGAAAGCGTAAGAAAAACAGCAGATGTGGTTTGGATAGGAGCTGAAGTGTACAGAAAATGGGAGGACGCGGATATAAAGAGCACGAGCGTAAGAGGCACAACACACAAGGAAACACTGCAAAACCTTTCTAGGCTTGCAGAAAAGATTGTGACAGATTTTGTGGCTCAAACGAGAGATATTCTAATGCAGAACCCTCTAAACTGGCCTGCTAGAGTTATATCTGCTAACTCGATGTACAGGATTTCTCAAACGATCTTGTTAGGAATGGGAGATGGCGAGAACCAAACTGACGACGAGCTATTTGAGAGTATTTCCATCACCATCTCGGATATACTAGCAGCGTGCCTCACCAACCTAGTGCAAGTCATAACATTGAAGTGTCACAGGCACGACATCAAAGAAAGGGAAGAAAGTGTGAGGCGAGCAGCGATTCTTCTTGGTGAGAGCAAAGAGATTTTTGATATTCTGCAGCAACGTGAGCTTCCTTGTTTGGATATGGAGAAAGCTGCTAAGATTGACGAGTGGAGGGCATCCTTGGCGTTGGATATTGAAAATCCGTTGGCATCTTCTTCACCATCATCAAGTGACAGTTCAACAACAGTGTAG